In the Actinomycetota bacterium genome, CTGCGTGAACGGCTGGTCGCCCACGTGCATGAGCTGCCACGAGAGACCGAAGCGGTCTGCGACCCAGCCGTACCTCTGGCTCCACGGGTAGGAGTCCAGGGGCATCATCGCGAAGCCTCCCTCCGACAGCTCCTTCCACAGCCGGTCCACCTCGTCGGTGGAGGCGCACAAGATCGTGAAGGAGATGGACGGGTTGAACTTGAACAGCGGTCCGGCGTTGATCGACATGAACCTCTGCCCGGCCAGCACGAACGGGACCACATCGGCGTCGCCCGAAGGTGTGTCACGCAGCGTCGTCACCTGCCCGACCTCGGATTGCTCGAACAACGAGGTGTAAAAGTCCGCGGCCTCGCGGGCCTGTGTGTCAAACCACAGGTGGGGAGTGATCTTCTGCATCGGTCCTCCGTTTTTCGTGACGCCGGAAACGCAGCGACGTCAGGCTAACGAACGAAGGGGCCGCTTGAGAGTCGCCCCGCCTGGACCCCACCCAGGAGGTCGATCACCTCGCCCACCGTCCGCTCCCGAAGGATCGACTCGCGAAGCGGCACATGGGGCTGAACGTGGTACCGGTTGCGGCGTCCGTCCTTCTCCTTCACCACGTAGCCCCCCTCGGTGAGATCCGAGACGATGCCGAAGGCGGTTCGCTCGGTGATGTCCAGCGCAGCTGCGATGTCACGCAGGCGGGCGTCCGCGTGCTGGGCCAGGAACAGAAGGGCTAGTGCGTGGTTGGTGAGGAATTTCCACTGGGGCATAAACCATTGTAGCATAATACTAGTATTGTATTTCAATCATTACCCTGACGATCGCTGCACGGCGACGATGTGGGCGGCCCGTTGTTCGGGAGGAAGTGTCGGCTGGGCGGCGAAGGAATCCCGAGCCTGGCATTGGGAGGTACCGATGAGCCCTGTATGGACCAAGTGGGTCGCTGCGGCGGCCCTGTCGTGCGTGATGACAGCGAGCATCGCGGCTCCGACCAGCGCGGCTCATCCTGCGCCTGAACTCCTTTCGGTCGACGACCTTGACGCGGACGGGCGCGACGACGTCCTCGTCATGCAGTCCTCGCCCAATTGGGATCCCAACCACCTCATGGATCTAAATCTGAGGGCCATAAACGGCGGGAATGGCGCCACCATGTGGAGCGCCCACCTCGACTACGGCCGGTTCGTGCCCTTCCATCTCACCGGCCTGGGCAGTGTCGTCCTCGAGGTGGACAGCCGGCCGTTGCCCGACGGTCAGCAGTTCGAGATCCGCAGGCTGCGACTTCTGCGCGGCGGCGACGGCAGCGTGCTCTGGGACGTCCCCAGTGCCGTGCTCAAATCGAAGATCCACGTCGACGGCTGGATCCTGGCACAGGAATCGCGGAACACCAGCTCCAACGTCGTGATTGCGGCAGCTCCCATGCCCGATGCAAACGGCGACGGTCTCGACGACGTCCTCATCACCACCCACACTGAAACCGACGGCTCGCTGCCGTATGACCGCCCGTTGTCGACGCGGCACGGAATCACCCTCGACGGTACGAGCGGGTCGGTCGTCGGCGTCGTCACAGCACCGCCCGACAACCGCCGAAACGAGTCGGTCCACCCCGATCAGAGGGCAGCCGGACAACCGCGCATATTTCCGTCGCCGGATCTGGACGGCGATGGCCTCGGCGACGTGATCAGCTACGGCGAGTCGCCTACCGGCCCGCGGCTGACCGCGTGGCCCGCAACGGGCAGTCGGCCGTTCTGGACGGTCGCCGCCGCCGGAGCCGGCCTGACGGTTTCGCTCGCGGACCTGTCCGGCGACGGCTTGTGCGATGTCGCCCTCGATGGCTGGCTGCCGGCCCCCCCCGGAGACATCGTCAGATATGGTCCGCAGACAGCCGTGTGGTACGACGGACGCAACGGCGCGCTATTGCACGAGTGGACCGCGCCGGAGTTCTCCGTGCAGCGGAGATACGCGCTCATCGGCGATGCGGACGGACGCTCCGGCGCTGACGTCCGGTATCTCGAGAAGGACGGGCGGGAGTGGCCTTCCACGTCATCCGTCGAGGTGATCCGCGGGGACGGCAGCTCGATCTGGCAACGCAGTGAGGTCGACGAACGGATCGAAGGCCTGGCCGACCATGACCTGGGCGGTGACCGCGTGATGGACGCCATCGCAGTCCGGTACACGTGGACCGGCATCGACTATCTGAAGGAGTTTGCCGCTCTGTCGGGCACGGACGGCACTGAGCTGTGGGCCACGTCCGAAGAGACCGCTCCGTTCCGGCGGTTGGAGCTGCCGAGAGCGGCGTGGTCTCCGGCCCGGGCGGGAGATGCGAACGGCGACGGCGCCGGTGACGTGATCTCCGGGGACAGGACCAGCGGCACGGCGGCCAAGATCCGCAGCGGCCTCGACCTGGCCCCCGTAGCTGAGCTTCCGGGTGAGCAAGGCGACATCTACGCCGGGCAACTCGACGGCGACAGCGGCCACGAGGTTGTCGTGGCGTCCGGATCCGGATTCGCCGCGTTCGACGGGCCCCGGTTGCTCTGGCGAGCCTAACCCCGCGCCAGACGATCGCTGCGTCAGGGCTGCCCTCCAGTCGAGGCGGGGCAGGGCGCAGGAGATCCGCCGTCGCGCGTCGAACATCGGGACGTGAAACGCATCACGCTGGGCCTCACCCTCGCGGCGCTGCTCGCCTGCGTGCCAACTCCCGCCGTGGCCGATGACTGCCCCGCCGGCTCGACCTGCCAGACGCAGACCGTCGTCTACACGGGCGGCGGACGCGATGCGTTCGCCTGCGCCCCGGCCCCCGGCTTGCCCGCCTTCAACGGTGCCTGCTTCTCCGTCGGGCCCGGTGCGTCGCGCGTGGCGGTCAAGGCTCGCCCCGGAGTCGGTTCGCCGGACGCCACCTCGTACATCATCAACGTAGAGATGCGAAGCGCTTCCGGCGAACTGCTGGCCTCGGGACCCTGGTGCGGGGACATGTCTGCTGCCGTGCCGGCGGGAACGGTGGAGGTCCGTGCCTGGTACTGGGACGCGGCAACCGACCTGCGCGGCCCCTGTCCGCCTGATCTGCAGTCGCGCTATATCCCGTTGTCGCAGATCAGCGCCGTCGTCTCGTACGGCCCCTGATCCGACGACCTCCCCGCCGTCGTCCTACCGCCGCCGGTCTGCCCAATCGCAGACGGACGGCGGCCGCGTAACCTGTGGAGCGTCCTGAACGCCTCATCGAGCGACCGGTGGCGATCGGGTGCCTAGTCGTTTGGTCACCACCTACCGCCGCATGGACCCGGAGAGCCGGAATGCTTCATCACATCGAGCTCTACGTCAGTGACCTGAAGCGCGCCATCGAGTTCTGGACCCCATTCATGGCCAGGCTTGGCTACGAAGCCGATCCGTGGCCGGGAGGAATGAACTACGTCAGCGGCGAGTCTGCTCCGTACTTGTGCCTCGTTGAGGCGTCCAAGACCTACTCTCCCGCCGGTTACCACAGGAAGCGCGTGGGCCTGAATCACCTCGCCTTCAAAGCGACGTCCCGTCAACAGGTCGACGACATCAGGGACTGGGTCAAGCAGGCGGGGTACACGCTGCTGTACGACGACCGTTATCCGTACGCGACAGCGCCCCGTTACTACGCTCTCTACTGTGAGGATCCCGATCGCATCAAGCTGGAGGTGGTCGCGCCTGGCGATGCCTGAGCGTCCAAGGAATTGAACCTCGACATCGTCCGTGTTCTCGAATCGGGGCATCTTGTGTTCACCTCCTCCGAGGCGAAACTAGATGCCCCCTTCCTTTCCCCAAGGAACCCGGGGGCTAGTGCCGCGGCCGGGACGCTACTCGTTTCCGACCAAATGAAGGAATCACCGGCTCTGGGTCGAAACAGTTCCAGAGCCGACTGGAGGTGGCGAACTTGATTCGCCAGGTGTGGATCCACAGCCAGAAAGTGAGGTTCTCCTTGTTTAGATCCTCCTCACGACCCGCGCGAAAGCCCATCGCGCTCGCTCTTGTGCTCCTCTTCGTCACTCCTTTCTCGCCCGCGCGGGCCTCAGAGGAGGTCGAAATCACGATGTCGTTTTTCCGCTACTGCCGGGAAGACGTCTGCACGCCCGACCAGTTCGCCTACGTAAAGACCGAGCCTCCCGGACCGACGCTTCCACCGCCCGCGGACAACCCACGCGGAATCGTAGACGTGCGTCCGGGGGACAGGATCGTATGGACCTACGACGATCCCCTATGCGACTTCAACGACGGCCCCGGCGGAGGCCCTTCCCCCATCCTCTGCCCAGGTCACAACGTCATCTTCGAGGACGGAAGCGTCACGTCGCCGCTCATGCGGGCGCGAGCGAATCCTCAAGACACCTTCTCGTGGACCGTCCCGACCACGGCAACGCCTGGAACTAAGATCCGGTACTACTGCGAGCCTCTTGAGATACCTCACTACCAGGCGGGAATGACAGGCATTCTGCAAATCGTATGAGTCGGTTCCGACTCGTCCGGAGAATCGAACCTCCACATCCATTTGCGACGGACGCGCTCGCAATTGAGCTAGAAACCCGTAGCGATGGCTCCCGACTCTGCTCGCAACCTCTCTACTGTGAGGACCCCGATCGCATCAAGCTCGAGGTGGTCCCGCCGGGCGGATGGCGCGTGCTCACGCCGCTGACCTGGGTTTCGGGCTCACGGCCTCGCCGCGATCTGCTCGAACGCCGACCCTGGCGGCCCTTCCTCCAGCCGCCGCCGGATGGCGGAGGCGATCTCAGCGGGCGACGAGCTGGACGTGTCGACCTCGAGGTCGTAGGCCCGCTGAGCGTGGACGGTCTCTTGGCCGGCCTCGACGGCCGCTACTACGTCCGCGGTGACGCTCTGCGGCGTCTGACCCCAGGTGGCCTCCCGTCGTGCCCAGATGACGTCCAGCGGGCAGCGGACGCCGACGAACAGCACGGGCAGGTCTGCCAGCCGTCGAGCGCAATCGGTGAGGATCCCGCGCGGCCGGGTGTACGTCTCGTGGTGGCCGACGTCGGCGACGACGTTGAGGCCGAGGCGGGCGTGGGCCGCGATCGACTCGTAGAGGGCCGCGAACATCAACGGGACGGAATTCTCAAGCTCGGCGGGCGGGACCCGGCCCTCGACCGGCGGATACGTCCCACCCGGGCGGAGGCCGACGCCGGGGCGGTACCGCGGTGGCGTGCAGGCGATGTGGGCGTCCATGCCGAGGTTCATCCAGATGCCGGGGAAGGTCGCCTGGATGGCTTCGGCGATGGTGGACTTGCCCGACCGTGAGGCGCCGTTGAGGATCACGATCTGGCGGTTCACGGGTCCACGCTAGCCCTCGAACGCCGCTGAACAGGACGGCTC is a window encoding:
- a CDS encoding MarR family transcriptional regulator — translated: MPQWKFLTNHALALLFLAQHADARLRDIAAALDITERTAFGIVSDLTEGGYVVKEKDGRRNRYHVQPHVPLRESILRERTVGEVIDLLGGVQAGRLSSGPFVR
- a CDS encoding VOC family protein — its product is MLHHIELYVSDLKRAIEFWTPFMARLGYEADPWPGGMNYVSGESAPYLCLVEASKTYSPAGYHRKRVGLNHLAFKATSRQQVDDIRDWVKQAGYTLLYDDRYPYATAPRYYALYCEDPDRIKLEVVAPGDA
- a CDS encoding chloramphenicol phosphotransferase; translation: MNRQIVILNGASRSGKSTIAEAIQATFPGIWMNLGMDAHIACTPPRYRPGVGLRPGGTYPPVEGRVPPAELENSVPLMFAALYESIAAHARLGLNVVADVGHHETYTRPRGILTDCARRLADLPVLFVGVRCPLDVIWARREATWGQTPQSVTADVVAAVEAGQETVHAQRAYDLEVDTSSSSPAEIASAIRRRLEEGPPGSAFEQIAARP